A portion of the Collinsella aerofaciens genome contains these proteins:
- the rho gene encoding transcription termination factor Rho: MSDQQQENEITTTQAAPAAPVVSDQVAAPAQTSTPETPKAATAEKAVPATVEEAAPAKPKRTRRTAKPAADGEEVTKPKRRTTRTTRAKRTVAADSSAPISDEVAQARALAQISEAQVVRARRRAAEREAAALTELAAPSVPETPAAIETPAADLPTEKPAPRTRRRTAAKAEQVAEQVAPELTEASVRSAAGEGTSPVEPAAPVEASEVPVVDPALRPHRRGRKPKAFVEAEKAAAAAAAARDAAATAESATAADAPVQDATTSEAAPADVEPADVRPSRSRRTAAKRTSKAKAAKKGVSEDSAETNADASTDAAEPQDVEQPASEKPKRGRKKSVKAKAAEQQADVEAQVDSGAEANDAAAANVDTAATDGAAHAEGEDGARPNRRQHKRNEERNERKDERNNDRRNRQRDRKQRNKERNAAPTEPTLSREELAAMKVAELREKAKEFEIETTGKKKAELVEEIYVTAAKAEGFRDIKGILQIRPDSSGIIHAHGYMKSNDDAFVPAYLIRSARLRTGDVIEGSLRPSRGGDKRAGLAKITTVNGLDPEQIRNRPKFGDLTPVYPNEPLRMEHGKDSITGRAIDIVSPIGKGQRGLIVSPPKAGKTTILKKICQSISINNPEVHLICLLVDERPEEVTDMQRSIKGEVVASTFDMPADNHTRVAELVIERAKRIVELGGDVVVVLDSITRLARAYNLAAPASGRILSGGVDSAALYPPKRFLGAARNIENGGSLTILASALIDTGSKMDEVIFEEFKGTGNMELKLDRDLADRRIFPAIDPVASGTRNEDLLVDEQMRPFVFGLRRILAGMNNTERAAASFIKGLKGTNTNQEFLVRSAKKHSDYEQTF; this comes from the coding sequence GCCCAAGCGTACGCGCCGCACGGCCAAGCCTGCTGCTGACGGCGAGGAGGTCACCAAGCCCAAGCGCCGTACCACGCGCACGACGCGCGCCAAGCGCACCGTTGCAGCTGACTCCTCGGCGCCGATTTCCGATGAGGTCGCGCAGGCACGTGCGTTGGCGCAGATTAGCGAGGCTCAGGTGGTGCGCGCCCGCCGTCGTGCTGCCGAGCGCGAGGCCGCGGCTCTGACCGAGCTTGCAGCTCCGTCTGTGCCCGAGACGCCTGCCGCCATCGAGACCCCTGCCGCCGACCTGCCGACCGAGAAGCCGGCACCGCGCACACGCCGCCGCACGGCTGCTAAGGCCGAGCAGGTTGCGGAACAGGTAGCCCCCGAGCTCACTGAGGCTTCGGTCCGTTCCGCGGCAGGGGAGGGCACATCGCCTGTTGAGCCCGCTGCGCCTGTCGAGGCCAGCGAAGTTCCCGTTGTCGATCCGGCTTTGCGCCCGCATCGTCGCGGTCGCAAGCCCAAGGCCTTCGTCGAGGCAGAGAAGGCCGCAGCCGCAGCTGCAGCCGCTCGGGATGCTGCGGCGACCGCCGAGTCTGCAACCGCCGCCGACGCGCCCGTCCAGGATGCTACGACTTCCGAGGCCGCTCCCGCCGATGTCGAGCCCGCCGACGTCCGTCCCAGTCGCAGCCGTCGCACTGCTGCTAAGCGCACGTCCAAGGCTAAGGCTGCCAAGAAGGGTGTGTCCGAGGATTCCGCCGAGACGAACGCCGATGCATCGACTGATGCCGCCGAGCCCCAGGACGTCGAACAGCCTGCATCCGAGAAGCCCAAGCGCGGTCGCAAGAAGTCCGTTAAGGCCAAGGCCGCCGAGCAGCAGGCTGATGTCGAAGCGCAGGTTGATTCTGGCGCCGAGGCCAATGACGCCGCTGCGGCCAATGTTGACACCGCCGCAACCGATGGTGCCGCCCACGCCGAGGGCGAAGACGGCGCTCGCCCCAACCGTCGCCAGCACAAGCGCAACGAGGAGCGCAACGAGCGCAAGGACGAGCGCAACAACGACCGTCGCAACCGCCAGCGCGATCGCAAGCAACGCAACAAGGAGCGTAATGCCGCTCCCACCGAGCCCACGCTTTCGCGCGAGGAGCTCGCTGCCATGAAGGTCGCCGAACTTCGCGAGAAGGCCAAGGAGTTCGAGATCGAGACGACCGGCAAGAAGAAAGCCGAGCTCGTCGAGGAGATCTACGTCACCGCCGCGAAAGCCGAGGGCTTCCGCGATATCAAGGGCATTCTGCAGATTCGCCCGGACAGCTCCGGCATCATCCATGCCCATGGCTACATGAAGTCCAACGACGACGCCTTCGTGCCCGCCTACCTCATCCGCTCCGCGCGCCTGCGCACGGGTGACGTCATCGAGGGCTCGCTGCGTCCTTCGCGCGGTGGCGACAAGCGCGCCGGCCTCGCCAAAATCACGACCGTCAACGGTCTGGACCCCGAGCAGATTCGCAACCGCCCCAAGTTCGGCGACCTCACCCCGGTCTATCCCAACGAGCCGCTGCGCATGGAGCACGGCAAGGACTCTATTACCGGTCGCGCCATCGACATCGTTTCACCGATCGGCAAGGGCCAGCGCGGCCTGATCGTGTCCCCGCCCAAGGCCGGCAAGACCACGATCCTCAAGAAGATCTGCCAGTCTATCTCGATTAACAACCCCGAGGTGCACCTCATCTGCCTGCTCGTCGACGAGCGCCCCGAAGAGGTCACCGATATGCAGCGTTCCATCAAGGGCGAGGTTGTGGCGTCGACCTTCGATATGCCTGCCGACAACCACACCCGCGTGGCAGAGCTCGTCATCGAGCGCGCCAAGCGCATCGTAGAGCTGGGTGGCGACGTCGTGGTGGTGCTCGACTCCATCACGCGCCTCGCCCGCGCCTACAACTTGGCGGCGCCCGCCTCGGGCCGCATCCTTTCGGGCGGCGTCGATTCGGCGGCACTGTATCCGCCCAAGCGCTTCCTGGGTGCAGCCCGCAATATCGAGAACGGTGGCTCGCTCACCATCCTGGCCTCTGCCCTCATCGACACCGGTTCCAAGATGGACGAGGTCATTTTTGAGGAGTTCAAGGGCACCGGCAACATGGAGCTTAAGCTCGACCGCGACCTGGCCGACCGCCGCATCTTCCCGGCTATCGACCCCGTTGCCTCCGGTACACGTAACGAGGACCTGTTGGTCGACGAGCAGATGCGCCCGTTTGTCTTTGGTCTGCGTCGCATTCTTGCCGGCATGAACAACACCGAGCGCGCAGCCGCATCGTTTATCAAGGGTCTTAAGGGCACCAACACCAACCAGGAGTTCCTGGTGCGTTCGGCCAAAAAACACAGTGATTACGAGCAGACGTTCTAG